A region of Asticcacaulis excentricus DNA encodes the following proteins:
- a CDS encoding TonB-dependent receptor, translating into MSVLRLASVSVVALMLAAPALAQTQTVTGSDEAGVPEIVVTLQKREQKLLNVPAAVTGLSASFLTDVGVTDFAELSLFVPGFEVQDQSPNNPGFVMRGITSDSGAATGEARVSVFQDGVSISRSRGAYVELFDLDRVEVAKGPQSTLFGRGALIGAVNIIQAKAKPVLDGKAAISVGDYNYRMVDAMVNVPLSDTLAVRLSGRAKHRDGYTENLLGGEDFNGLGSDALRLTAAWRPSDALRFDLISNYQKDSTPGTGFKSGTFTPIDPKTGAVIGDLSPTSGAALANGAGFKNRDLGLERTVTGTTLLGEWRLSEAYRLSSISAYRRFSASEVFDADGMSLPLLAIAEDAKGKQWSQELRLNYDAGGAVSWFAGLSYFKEEASTAVPMQINERLAGLFLANALARPTPQSPAVLDATATAVFGVLSPYVLTNHRESSTNFGKTESVDAYADLTWRATPKLELSAGVRYTQDDKVSGYAASVENPSALAAASSLTPVITANVQAQVTQLVTQYVTATGTAPSQAQINAWTAQVTPVVTQAVVAGMPPVGIFKQPTPGNGNRVDQSFSDDGVTYRLVARYAFSDTVNAYASLARGRQPKVLSGDSGSTPLAAPKFTYADAETVDSLELGLKTRLLDGRLSWDTAVYGYRYKNFQTQVATQSGGLITVSAGEADAYGLETQAYYRLTPGADLFVTYAYSHARFGNGLYEGNRFRLNPDHSLSLGGRFKFSTQNARFWFTPTYTWQSDGVFDDNNDLPKYQPAVAGLRPVADTKQDEKQDAYGLLNLRLGYAPLNAPWSVEVFADNVTDEAYIKDAGNTGDNLGIATFIAGEPRMVGVTLRMNY; encoded by the coding sequence ATGTCCGTCCTGCGCCTTGCCTCCGTTTCCGTTGTCGCCCTGATGCTGGCAGCACCGGCTCTGGCTCAAACCCAGACCGTCACCGGGTCGGATGAGGCCGGTGTGCCGGAAATCGTAGTGACGCTGCAAAAGCGTGAACAGAAGCTGCTCAACGTCCCGGCGGCGGTGACGGGCCTCAGTGCGTCCTTCCTGACCGATGTCGGTGTCACCGACTTCGCCGAGCTGTCGCTGTTCGTGCCGGGCTTTGAGGTGCAGGATCAATCGCCGAACAACCCCGGCTTCGTGATGCGCGGCATCACCTCCGATTCGGGCGCGGCGACCGGCGAAGCGCGTGTTTCGGTGTTTCAGGACGGTGTGTCGATCTCGCGCTCGCGCGGCGCCTATGTCGAGCTGTTCGATCTCGACCGCGTCGAAGTGGCCAAGGGCCCGCAATCGACCCTGTTCGGGCGCGGCGCTCTGATCGGGGCCGTTAATATCATTCAGGCCAAGGCCAAACCCGTGCTGGATGGCAAGGCGGCGATCAGCGTCGGTGACTATAATTACCGTATGGTCGATGCCATGGTGAACGTGCCGCTCAGCGACACGCTGGCCGTGCGCCTGTCGGGCCGTGCCAAGCACCGCGACGGCTATACCGAAAACCTTCTGGGCGGCGAGGACTTCAACGGTCTGGGCAGCGATGCCCTGCGCCTTACCGCCGCCTGGCGTCCGAGCGATGCCCTGCGTTTCGACCTGATCAGCAACTATCAAAAGGATTCGACGCCGGGCACGGGCTTCAAGTCCGGCACCTTTACCCCGATCGACCCGAAGACGGGGGCCGTGATCGGCGACCTGTCGCCGACCTCCGGTGCGGCTCTGGCCAATGGCGCGGGGTTCAAGAACCGCGATCTGGGGCTGGAGCGCACCGTGACCGGCACCACGCTTCTGGGCGAATGGCGTCTGTCAGAGGCCTATCGTCTGTCGTCGATCAGCGCCTATCGCCGCTTCTCGGCTTCGGAAGTGTTTGACGCCGACGGCATGTCGCTGCCGCTGCTGGCCATCGCCGAAGACGCTAAGGGCAAGCAGTGGTCGCAGGAACTGCGCCTCAACTACGATGCGGGCGGGGCGGTGTCGTGGTTTGCGGGCTTGAGCTACTTCAAGGAAGAGGCCTCGACCGCCGTGCCGATGCAGATCAATGAGCGGCTGGCCGGTCTGTTCCTCGCGAATGCTCTGGCGCGCCCGACGCCGCAATCGCCCGCGGTGCTGGACGCGACCGCCACTGCCGTTTTCGGCGTGTTGTCGCCCTATGTGCTGACCAATCACCGCGAATCTTCGACGAATTTCGGCAAGACCGAGTCGGTGGACGCCTATGCGGACCTCACCTGGCGCGCCACGCCCAAGCTCGAACTGAGCGCGGGCGTGCGCTATACGCAGGACGACAAGGTGTCGGGCTATGCCGCCTCTGTGGAAAACCCCTCGGCTCTGGCGGCGGCCTCCAGCCTGACGCCGGTGATCACCGCCAATGTGCAGGCGCAGGTGACACAACTGGTCACGCAATACGTCACCGCGACTGGCACCGCGCCGTCGCAGGCGCAGATCAATGCCTGGACGGCGCAGGTAACGCCCGTCGTCACTCAGGCCGTCGTCGCCGGTATGCCGCCGGTCGGTATCTTCAAGCAGCCGACGCCGGGCAATGGCAACCGCGTCGATCAGAGCTTCTCGGATGATGGTGTCACCTACCGTCTGGTGGCCCGCTATGCCTTCAGCGATACGGTCAACGCCTATGCTTCGCTGGCGCGCGGCCGTCAGCCCAAGGTGCTTAGCGGCGATTCGGGCAGCACGCCGCTGGCCGCGCCGAAATTCACCTATGCCGACGCCGAAACCGTCGATAGCCTCGAACTGGGCCTGAAGACGCGCCTGCTGGACGGTCGCCTGAGCTGGGATACCGCGGTCTATGGCTATAGGTACAAGAACTTTCAGACGCAGGTGGCGACACAAAGCGGCGGCCTGATCACGGTCAGCGCCGGGGAAGCCGACGCCTATGGTCTGGAGACTCAGGCCTATTATCGCCTGACGCCGGGGGCCGACCTGTTTGTCACCTATGCCTACAGCCACGCCCGTTTCGGCAACGGTCTGTATGAAGGCAACCGCTTCCGCCTGAATCCCGACCACAGCCTGTCGCTGGGCGGCCGCTTCAAGTTCAGCACGCAGAACGCCCGCTTCTGGTTCACCCCGACCTATACCTGGCAATCGGACGGCGTCTTTGACGACAATAACGACCTGCCGAAGTATCAGCCGGCGGTGGCGGGCCTGCGCCCGGTGGCCGACACGAAGCAGGATGAGAAGCAGGACGCCTATGGCCTCCTGAACCTGCGTCTCGGCTACGCGCCGCTGAACGCCCCGTGGTCGGTCGAAGTCTTCGCCGATAACGTCACCGACGAAGCCTATATCAAGGATGCGGGCAATACGGGCGACAACCTCGGTATCGCCACCTTTATCGCCGGTGAACCGCGCATGGTCGGCGTGACGCTGCGCATGAATTACTGA
- the cdd gene encoding cytidine deaminase, translating to MSHDLFEAAKAAAAFSHSPYSGFPVGAAIRTPDGRIFSGTNVENLAFPQGWCAETSALAQMIMGGAKEVAEIAIFAPKKAACPPCGGCRQKLAEFSDGSAQIHLCDEGGITQTLTLSELLPMTFKADLK from the coding sequence TTGTCTCACGATCTGTTTGAAGCGGCGAAAGCCGCCGCGGCCTTCAGCCATTCCCCCTATTCCGGTTTTCCTGTCGGTGCGGCTATTCGCACGCCGGACGGGCGTATCTTCAGCGGCACCAATGTCGAAAACCTCGCCTTTCCGCAGGGCTGGTGCGCCGAAACCTCGGCCCTGGCCCAGATGATCATGGGCGGCGCGAAAGAGGTGGCCGAAATCGCCATCTTCGCCCCCAAAAAAGCCGCCTGTCCGCCCTGCGGCGGCTGCCGTCAGAAGCTGGCTGAGTTTTCCGATGGCTCGGCGCAAATCCATCTGTGCGACGAAGGCGGCATTACGCAGACCCTGACCCTGTCGGAGCTTCTGCCGATGACATTCAAGGCGGATCTGAAATAA
- the pyk gene encoding pyruvate kinase, producing MLRRRRTKLVATLGPASSNADMLAQLFQAGADVFRLNFSHGSHEDHGRNIDLIRDLEAKTGRPIGILADVQGPKLRVGRFMGGAIVLTPGQTFRLDLNPTPGDLTRANLPHPEIIGAAQIGSHLLLDDGKLKLRVTHVREDHLETVVVTGGRLSDRKGVNVPDVVLPIPALTEKDRADMEFALQRGVEYIGLSFVQRPEDVIEAKAIINGRAWVLSKLEKPQALDNLEEILALSDAVMVARGDLGVELPPEEVPLAQKRIIKAARALGKPVIVATQMLESMISAPTPTRAEASDVATAVYDGADAVMLSAETAAGQYPVEAVTIMDRIVGRVEKDGDWRMQTDRRRPETEKTVSGAIAAAARQVAQTIDASAIVALTNSSNTALRVARERPTAPILGLTPNLETARRLALTWGVHAKTAPVTHSMSETVQVANQIARTEGISEPGQDIVIVAGMPFGKSGSTNALRVAKVSRTAMTEPEFEG from the coding sequence ATACTTCGTCGCCGCCGCACCAAACTGGTCGCCACCCTCGGCCCCGCCTCGTCCAATGCCGACATGCTGGCTCAACTGTTTCAGGCCGGAGCCGACGTCTTCCGCCTCAACTTCTCGCACGGCAGCCACGAAGACCACGGCCGCAATATCGACCTGATCCGTGATCTGGAGGCCAAGACCGGTCGTCCGATCGGCATTCTGGCCGATGTGCAGGGGCCAAAGCTGCGGGTCGGTCGTTTCATGGGCGGTGCCATCGTACTGACGCCGGGTCAGACCTTCCGCCTCGACCTCAACCCCACCCCCGGCGACCTGACGCGCGCCAACCTGCCGCATCCGGAAATCATCGGGGCGGCGCAGATCGGTTCGCACCTGCTGCTCGACGACGGCAAGCTGAAGCTGCGCGTCACCCATGTGCGCGAAGACCATCTGGAAACCGTGGTCGTTACCGGTGGCCGCCTGTCGGATCGTAAGGGCGTCAACGTGCCTGACGTGGTCCTGCCGATCCCGGCCCTGACCGAAAAAGACCGCGCCGATATGGAATTCGCCCTGCAACGCGGTGTCGAATATATCGGCCTCAGCTTCGTACAACGGCCGGAAGACGTGATCGAGGCCAAGGCCATTATCAATGGTCGCGCCTGGGTGCTCTCCAAGCTGGAAAAGCCGCAGGCGTTGGATAATCTCGAAGAAATCCTCGCCCTCAGTGACGCCGTCATGGTGGCGCGCGGCGACCTCGGCGTCGAACTGCCGCCCGAAGAGGTGCCTTTGGCTCAAAAGCGCATCATCAAGGCTGCCCGCGCGCTGGGCAAGCCGGTGATCGTCGCCACCCAGATGCTGGAATCCATGATCTCGGCCCCCACCCCCACCCGCGCCGAGGCCTCCGACGTGGCCACGGCCGTCTATGACGGGGCCGATGCCGTCATGCTGTCGGCGGAAACCGCGGCGGGTCAGTATCCGGTCGAAGCCGTGACCATCATGGACCGCATCGTCGGCCGCGTCGAAAAAGACGGCGACTGGCGGATGCAGACCGATCGCCGCCGTCCGGAAACGGAAAAGACCGTGTCGGGGGCCATCGCCGCCGCTGCGCGTCAGGTGGCGCAAACCATCGACGCTTCGGCCATCGTCGCCCTGACCAACTCGTCAAACACGGCGCTGCGTGTGGCGCGTGAGCGTCCGACGGCACCGATTCTGGGCCTGACGCCCAATCTGGAAACCGCGCGTCGCCTCGCCCTGACCTGGGGCGTGCACGCCAAGACTGCGCCGGTGACGCACTCCATGTCGGAAACCGTGCAGGTGGCCAATCAGATCGCCCGCACCGAAGGCATTTCAGAACCCGGTCAGGACATCGTCATCGTCGCCGGCATGCCGTTTGGCAAGTCGGGATCGACCAACGCCTTGCGTGTCGCCAAGGTGAGCCGCACGGCCATGACCGAACCGGAATTCGAAGGCTGA
- a CDS encoding TonB-dependent receptor codes for MKQSKFARLSAGVSVMALGVAVMGFALPAVAQTITGEADVTEVIVTGQRAQIKTAQKLKKDAEVVVDSVTAVDIGALPDRSVAEALQRISGIQIQRTSAARDPIRMTAEGGGVVIRGLTWVRSETNGRDIFSAANGRSLSFEDVSADLLAGVDVYKNPSADMIEGGIGGTVNLRTRQPFDSRGRVLAGTFDSTYGDLQEKRQNSISVLYSDRWKTSIGEVGLLINYSNADSGNETHVIGVDRYNQVGSGASARYIPNSLGWRIIDWEQNRQAGAIALQWRPNDALEFSLQAFKSKATPKNVEYNTGFYNDTGELTSAQSMATYKYNSQGEFISGTVYGAGITANTRYGDDVKETEDVSLNARWYVNDKLTLTGDLQYVKSTADILSNTAFIQYCAKRVTTDACASSDKTVVSIDMNGELPTIRMLTSDTANKSNYYWAAAMDHVEKNEAKQYSARIDGQYEFDDNGWLKSFKFGARATDRDYQTRQSTWNWGYLSHQYWGSGGGTGAVYLDQTGGFGSVPANPRLPGLSELVTFDGFMGGQTPVPGNIWFPSADLVKSPQGMYNELHAVQNAGWGWAPISLDAIGPEGINNQSEKTTAAYGLLRMGGDLSGFGQSWDGNIGVRVVKTEVETAGAVVSAADANFGPACLPSGAVTAERCAAFENARRFKATALSGVAFGGTNEYTDVMPSLNLRFKYSPELQFRFAASKAIVRPDMSWLSGYTTLSTGQSTGDFTLNPTGQGGNPFLKPVEANQYDLTAEWYFAPTSSLTLALFKKDLSNYIYVQSTPETYTNNGASMTFNVNRYVNGSEKGEVSGFEIAYNQFYDFLPGFWSGFGIQANYTRIDSSGGRNPVASVTDGNQVTNASISGLPLEGMSPDSYNFALLYEKYGISARMAYNWRSEYLYTTSAANVNRPMWAGDYGQWDGSVFYSLTPKVKVGLQATNIGRDIAYTRVSSDVAKPLETQYYSATKTDRRVALILRASF; via the coding sequence ATGAAACAATCGAAATTCGCGCGCCTGTCGGCGGGCGTCTCGGTGATGGCGCTGGGCGTTGCCGTGATGGGCTTTGCCCTGCCCGCCGTCGCCCAGACGATTACGGGTGAGGCCGATGTGACCGAAGTCATCGTCACCGGTCAGCGCGCCCAGATCAAGACTGCCCAGAAGCTGAAAAAAGACGCCGAAGTCGTGGTGGACTCGGTGACTGCCGTTGATATCGGCGCCCTGCCGGACCGTTCGGTGGCCGAAGCGCTTCAACGCATCTCCGGTATCCAGATCCAGCGCACCTCGGCGGCGCGTGACCCCATCCGCATGACCGCCGAAGGCGGCGGCGTGGTGATCCGCGGCCTGACCTGGGTGCGCTCTGAAACCAATGGCCGCGACATCTTCTCGGCCGCCAATGGCCGCTCCTTAAGCTTTGAAGACGTGTCGGCGGACCTGCTGGCCGGGGTCGATGTGTACAAGAACCCGTCGGCGGATATGATCGAAGGCGGCATTGGCGGCACGGTCAATCTGCGCACGCGCCAGCCCTTCGACTCGCGCGGCCGCGTGCTGGCCGGCACCTTCGATTCGACCTATGGCGACTTGCAGGAGAAGCGCCAGAATTCGATCAGCGTCCTGTATTCTGACCGCTGGAAGACCTCAATCGGCGAGGTCGGCCTGCTGATCAACTATTCCAATGCCGACTCCGGCAACGAAACCCACGTCATCGGCGTTGACCGCTATAATCAGGTCGGCAGTGGTGCCTCGGCGCGCTACATCCCCAATTCGCTGGGCTGGCGCATCATCGACTGGGAGCAGAACCGTCAGGCCGGGGCCATCGCCCTGCAATGGCGTCCCAACGACGCGCTGGAGTTCAGCCTTCAGGCCTTCAAGTCCAAGGCAACACCCAAGAATGTCGAATACAATACCGGCTTCTATAACGACACCGGTGAACTGACTTCGGCGCAGTCGATGGCGACCTATAAATACAACAGCCAGGGCGAATTCATTTCGGGGACCGTCTATGGCGCGGGCATCACCGCCAACACCCGCTATGGCGACGACGTCAAGGAAACCGAAGACGTCAGCCTCAATGCCCGCTGGTACGTCAATGACAAGCTGACCCTCACCGGCGACCTGCAATATGTGAAGTCCACCGCCGACATCCTGTCGAACACGGCCTTCATTCAGTATTGCGCCAAGCGCGTCACGACGGACGCCTGTGCGTCTTCGGACAAGACCGTCGTTTCGATCGACATGAATGGTGAGCTTCCGACGATCCGCATGCTGACCTCAGACACGGCCAACAAGTCTAACTATTATTGGGCAGCGGCTATGGACCACGTCGAAAAGAATGAGGCCAAGCAATATTCGGCGCGCATCGATGGTCAGTATGAGTTCGACGACAATGGCTGGCTGAAAAGCTTCAAGTTCGGGGCGCGTGCCACCGATCGTGACTATCAGACCCGGCAATCGACCTGGAACTGGGGCTATCTCAGCCACCAGTACTGGGGCTCAGGCGGCGGCACGGGCGCGGTCTATCTGGATCAGACCGGTGGCTTCGGTTCGGTCCCGGCCAATCCGCGCCTGCCCGGCCTGTCGGAGCTGGTGACGTTTGACGGCTTCATGGGCGGTCAGACTCCCGTCCCCGGCAATATCTGGTTCCCCTCGGCTGACCTCGTGAAGTCGCCGCAGGGCATGTATAACGAACTGCATGCGGTTCAGAACGCTGGCTGGGGCTGGGCGCCGATCAGCCTTGATGCCATCGGGCCGGAAGGCATCAATAATCAGAGCGAAAAGACGACGGCGGCCTATGGCCTGCTGCGTATGGGCGGCGACCTCAGCGGCTTTGGCCAGAGCTGGGACGGCAATATCGGCGTGCGCGTCGTGAAGACCGAGGTCGAAACGGCAGGGGCAGTGGTTTCGGCCGCCGACGCCAATTTCGGTCCGGCCTGCCTGCCGTCGGGAGCCGTGACGGCGGAACGCTGTGCGGCCTTTGAAAACGCCCGTCGCTTCAAGGCCACGGCCCTGAGCGGCGTCGCCTTCGGCGGCACCAATGAATATACCGACGTGATGCCCAGCCTGAACCTGCGCTTCAAGTACTCGCCGGAGCTTCAGTTTCGCTTTGCGGCGTCGAAGGCCATTGTGCGTCCGGACATGTCGTGGCTGAGCGGCTACACCACGCTTTCGACGGGTCAGTCCACGGGCGATTTCACGCTTAACCCGACGGGGCAGGGCGGCAATCCGTTCCTGAAGCCGGTCGAGGCCAATCAGTACGACCTGACGGCGGAGTGGTATTTCGCCCCGACCAGCAGCCTGACTCTGGCCTTGTTCAAAAAGGATCTGAGCAACTACATCTATGTGCAGAGCACGCCGGAAACCTATACCAATAACGGCGCCAGCATGACGTTTAACGTCAACCGCTACGTCAATGGCTCGGAAAAGGGCGAGGTGTCGGGCTTCGAAATCGCCTATAACCAGTTCTATGACTTCCTGCCGGGCTTCTGGTCGGGTTTCGGTATTCAGGCCAACTACACCAGGATCGACTCGTCGGGTGGCCGCAACCCGGTGGCCAGCGTCACCGACGGCAATCAGGTAACCAATGCCAGCATCAGCGGCCTGCCGCTGGAGGGCATGTCACCGGACAGCTATAACTTTGCCCTGCTGTATGAAAAGTACGGTATCTCGGCGCGCATGGCCTATAACTGGCGCTCCGAATACCTCTACACCACCTCGGCGGCCAATGTGAACCGTCCGATGTGGGCAGGCGATTACGGCCAATGGGACGGCTCGGTCTTCTACAGCCTGACGCCCAAGGTCAAGGTTGGGCTTCAGGCGACCAATATCGGCCGCGACATCGCCTATACGCGCGTGTCGTCCGACGTGGCCAAGCCGCTGGAGACGCAGTACTATTCGGCGACCAAGACCGACCGCCGCGTGGCCCTGATCCTGCGCGCCAGCTTCTAA
- a CDS encoding tryptophan halogenase family protein yields the protein MSDAIRRIIIAGGGTAGWMCAAALRKGLGRTVELVLIESEDIGTVGVGEATIPPIRKFLEHVGVNELDFIRATEASFKLGIEFAGWGAPDSRYFHGFGDFGAVHEAVRPYQLWRLLHEAGDETPLEAWSLPAALAKAGKFFPPNPDPRSPMHDYAYAYHFDAGLFARFLRRHCEAQGVQRINAKIDAVQVRPADGFIAGLRLDNGTSEAADFFIDCTGFRGLLIEGALKAGFEDWSHWLPADRAWAVPTARHAGAGITPYTTSTAHAAGWQWRIPLQHRTGNGHVFASAFMDEETARDVLLRHLEGPALKDPMLIRFTTGRRPQPWTKNCVAVGLSSGFLEPLESTSINLIQSGIAQFLELFPSRQAEAVLRREYNHQMGLSYERVRDFIILHYKLNTRSEPLWRYCADMPIPDTLAHKIELFSARGDVVSYDWDHFAEPSWIAVMNGQGLRSRFADPLARRLPLEGVRALMAQRRDAIAQVVRQLPAHADFIAQHCASAPASAAEV from the coding sequence ATGAGCGACGCCATTCGCCGTATTATCATCGCCGGGGGCGGCACGGCGGGCTGGATGTGTGCGGCGGCGCTGCGCAAGGGGCTGGGCCGCACCGTCGAGTTGGTGCTGATCGAATCCGAAGACATCGGCACGGTGGGGGTGGGTGAAGCGACCATTCCGCCGATCCGCAAATTCCTGGAGCACGTGGGGGTCAACGAACTCGATTTCATCCGGGCGACCGAGGCCAGCTTCAAGCTGGGTATCGAATTCGCCGGATGGGGCGCGCCCGACAGCCGCTATTTCCACGGCTTCGGCGATTTCGGCGCGGTACATGAGGCCGTGCGCCCCTATCAGTTGTGGCGGTTGTTGCATGAAGCCGGTGACGAAACACCGCTGGAGGCCTGGTCCTTACCGGCGGCGCTGGCGAAGGCGGGAAAGTTCTTTCCGCCCAATCCCGACCCGCGTTCACCCATGCACGACTACGCCTATGCCTATCATTTCGATGCCGGGCTTTTCGCGCGCTTTTTACGCCGCCATTGCGAGGCGCAGGGCGTGCAGCGGATCAATGCCAAAATCGACGCCGTGCAGGTGCGCCCGGCAGACGGCTTCATCGCGGGGCTGAGGCTCGACAACGGCACGAGCGAGGCGGCGGACTTTTTCATCGACTGCACCGGCTTTCGCGGACTGCTGATCGAGGGGGCGCTGAAGGCAGGGTTTGAGGACTGGTCCCACTGGCTGCCGGCGGATCGCGCCTGGGCCGTGCCGACCGCGCGTCATGCCGGGGCAGGCATTACGCCCTATACGACCTCGACGGCCCATGCGGCGGGCTGGCAATGGCGCATTCCCTTGCAGCACCGCACCGGCAATGGCCACGTCTTCGCCTCGGCCTTCATGGATGAAGAAACGGCGCGCGACGTGCTGCTGCGCCATCTTGAGGGGCCGGCTTTGAAAGACCCCATGCTGATCCGCTTCACTACGGGTCGCCGTCCGCAGCCGTGGACGAAGAACTGCGTCGCCGTGGGCCTGTCGTCCGGCTTCTTGGAGCCGCTGGAATCGACCTCGATCAACCTGATCCAGAGCGGCATCGCACAGTTTCTGGAACTGTTCCCCTCGCGTCAGGCCGAAGCGGTGTTGCGGCGCGAATATAATCATCAGATGGGCCTGTCCTACGAGCGGGTGCGCGACTTCATCATCCTCCATTATAAGCTCAATACGCGGTCCGAGCCGCTGTGGCGGTATTGCGCCGACATGCCGATTCCCGACACGCTGGCGCACAAGATCGAGCTGTTCAGCGCGCGCGGCGACGTGGTCAGCTACGACTGGGACCATTTTGCCGAACCGAGCTGGATCGCCGTGATGAACGGGCAGGGGCTACGGTCGCGCTTTGCTGACCCGCTGGCCCGGCGGTTGCCGCTGGAGGGCGTGCGCGCCCTGATGGCGCAGCGGCGCGACGCCATCGCGCAGGTGGTGCGGCAACTGCCCGCCCATGCGGATTTTATTGCGCAGCATTGTGCGTCTGCGCCCGCCTCAGCGGCCGAAGTGTGA
- a CDS encoding sugar MFS transporter: protein MSESSSTAKGGSGLVLAVVYVTALFFIWAFVTNLLDPLLKAMKTVFTLNNVEANLTGSAFFIAYGVMSFPSAAFLSKFGYAKSVILGLGGIVAGCLIAILAAKIQTYPVFLVALFTMASGVTLLQVAANPLIASLGAAKDSAFRLNLSQAFNSLGAAAGMYFGAQFLLGGEIFKENVVVTEPLRLETLSFVSNVYLLIAVSLAIFIGMIWLIRQKIVDAAPKMGTLVSPFTALTSKWANLGAIGIFLYVGAEVAISLNLLLFLEQKNIFALGAQEAGKLITFYMLFAMIGRFAGSAMLKFVKGYILLGIFAVGAMAMCLVVIFSNGLVPTNLNSTINLLGVDLPLTTGVIPGFAALLVGLFNSIMFPTIFTLTLERSTAPTSATSGLLVLAIVGGAALPPIFGAITDATGSRNLGFIAPLLCYVYVLWFAFVAPKAPTHAIEEGVSSGH from the coding sequence ATGTCTGAATCATCCAGCACCGCCAAAGGCGGCAGCGGTCTAGTACTTGCCGTCGTCTATGTGACCGCGCTCTTTTTTATCTGGGCTTTCGTCACCAATCTGCTCGACCCGCTTCTGAAGGCCATGAAGACGGTCTTCACGCTCAATAACGTCGAAGCCAACCTGACGGGTTCGGCCTTCTTTATTGCTTACGGCGTCATGTCTTTCCCATCGGCAGCGTTTCTGTCGAAATTCGGCTATGCCAAATCCGTCATTCTTGGCCTCGGCGGCATTGTTGCCGGTTGCCTCATCGCTATTCTGGCGGCCAAGATTCAGACCTATCCCGTCTTTCTGGTGGCGCTGTTCACCATGGCATCGGGTGTAACTCTGCTTCAGGTGGCCGCGAACCCTCTGATTGCCTCACTGGGGGCGGCAAAGGACTCGGCTTTCCGCCTTAACCTGTCTCAGGCGTTTAACTCTCTGGGGGCCGCGGCGGGTATGTACTTCGGCGCTCAGTTTTTGCTTGGCGGTGAGATTTTCAAGGAAAACGTCGTTGTTACCGAGCCTCTGCGTCTCGAAACCCTTTCCTTTGTGTCAAACGTCTACCTGCTGATCGCCGTTTCTCTGGCCATTTTCATCGGAATGATCTGGCTGATCCGTCAGAAGATCGTTGACGCTGCACCGAAGATGGGAACGCTTGTGTCTCCGTTCACCGCCCTGACTTCGAAGTGGGCGAATCTCGGTGCGATCGGTATTTTCCTCTACGTCGGTGCCGAAGTGGCTATCTCGCTTAACCTGTTGTTGTTCCTTGAACAGAAGAACATCTTTGCGCTGGGGGCTCAGGAAGCGGGTAAGCTCATCACCTTCTACATGCTGTTTGCCATGATCGGTCGCTTCGCAGGCTCGGCCATGCTGAAGTTTGTCAAAGGCTATATCCTGCTCGGTATCTTCGCTGTTGGCGCCATGGCGATGTGTCTGGTTGTGATTTTCTCAAATGGCCTGGTTCCCACGAACCTCAATTCGACGATCAATCTTCTGGGGGTTGATCTGCCTCTGACAACGGGCGTCATTCCGGGCTTTGCGGCATTGCTGGTTGGTTTGTTCAATTCCATCATGTTCCCGACCATTTTCACCCTGACCTTGGAACGTTCGACCGCGCCGACCTCGGCCACGTCCGGCCTGCTGGTTTTGGCAATTGTCGGTGGTGCGGCCTTGCCGCCAATCTTCGGTGCGATCACGGATGCTACTGGAAGCCGTAACCTCGGCTTCATCGCGCCGCTGCTTTGCTACGTTTACGTGCTTTGGTTCGCTTTCGTCGCGCCCAAGGCACCGACGCACGCCATCGAAGAAGGCGTGTCGAGCGGGCACTAA